A DNA window from Parabacteroides johnsonii DSM 18315 contains the following coding sequences:
- the meaB gene encoding methylmalonyl Co-A mutase-associated GTPase MeaB, whose protein sequence is MEHPENDDLYKGLKVNKGVADVPTVNPYLKKRIQRKEYTPAEFVEGILKGNITILSQAVTLVESSKYEHQQVAQEIIEKCLPHAGKSVRIGITGVPGAGKSTSIDAFGMHLIGEGRKLAVLAIDPSSERSKGSILGDKTRMEALSREKNAFIRPSPSAGSLGGVARKTRETIVLCEAAGFDTVFVETVGVGQSETAVHSMVDFFLLIQLAGTGDELQGIKRGIMEMADGIIINKADGDNLEKAKLAAAQFRNALHLFPAPESGWFPKVLTYSGYYNLGIKEIWDMVGEYMEFTQKNGYFNYKRNEQAKYWMYESINDTLRETFYHNPAVESMLNLTEQQVLNNEISSFVAAKRMMDLFLENLSASK, encoded by the coding sequence ATGGAACATCCCGAGAACGACGATCTGTACAAAGGATTAAAGGTGAATAAGGGAGTAGCCGATGTACCGACCGTAAATCCTTATCTGAAAAAAAGGATTCAACGCAAAGAATATACGCCTGCCGAATTTGTGGAAGGTATCCTGAAAGGGAACATTACGATCCTCAGCCAGGCGGTAACGCTGGTAGAAAGCTCCAAATATGAACACCAGCAAGTGGCACAGGAGATTATCGAAAAATGCCTGCCGCATGCAGGAAAGTCTGTCCGCATCGGTATCACCGGAGTGCCGGGAGCCGGTAAAAGTACCTCGATCGATGCGTTCGGTATGCATCTGATAGGGGAAGGACGTAAGCTGGCAGTGCTGGCGATTGACCCCAGTAGCGAACGTTCGAAAGGCAGCATCCTCGGCGACAAAACCCGTATGGAGGCCCTGTCCCGTGAAAAGAACGCTTTCATCCGTCCTTCGCCATCAGCAGGTTCCTTAGGTGGTGTCGCCCGTAAAACACGCGAAACGATCGTTCTTTGCGAAGCTGCCGGATTCGATACGGTATTTGTCGAAACGGTCGGTGTCGGACAAAGCGAAACGGCCGTCCACTCGATGGTCGATTTCTTCCTGTTGATCCAGCTTGCCGGTACCGGAGACGAATTACAAGGCATCAAACGCGGAATCATGGAGATGGCGGACGGGATCATCATCAATAAAGCAGATGGTGACAATCTTGAAAAGGCTAAGTTGGCAGCGGCGCAGTTCCGCAACGCCCTACACCTGTTTCCGGCTCCCGAATCCGGCTGGTTCCCGAAAGTATTGACTTATTCCGGTTACTATAATTTAGGGATAAAAGAAATCTGGGATATGGTCGGAGAGTATATGGAATTCACCCAAAAGAACGGCTACTTCAACTACAAGCGTAACGAGCAGGCCAAGTATTGGATGTATGAAAGCATTAACGATACGCTTCGTGAAACATTCTATCATAATCCGGCGGTAGAAAGTATGTTGAACCTTACGGAGCAGCAGGTATTGAATAACGAGATCAGTTCGTTCGTCGCCGCCAAACGGATGATGGACTTATTCTTGGAGAATTTGTCGGCCAGTAAATAA
- a CDS encoding DUF1573 domain-containing protein, with amino-acid sequence MLNRNKLVFILAGILFAISGISAQNNAQISADELIYNFGTIGESDGLASHIFKIKNTGNGPLVITRITASCGCTQPEWTKEPIAPGKTGEVKVTYNPKGRPGPFYKTIAIYSNGKKGSFSLGIKGNVIPKEAQPILIYPYSIGDLKLQTKNILYSTVRPEETLGEKISIINEGKTSLNIHLGKTPHYLNIVANPAKLAPGETGEISILINAKEAKRKGRVTAEIPLTVESVGQKKGTESHLYVAANIIDDFSKLTTSEKAKAPVAQLSGTLLDFGKLPDKSSFIPLVGGRVSGTIEITNSGKSPLVIYSASCDDERVAVSGGKKEIKPGTTATFKVTVRPKEIKTKLEALVNIVCNDPNGPVRLVKVTASK; translated from the coding sequence ATGTTGAACAGAAACAAACTGGTCTTTATACTTGCCGGTATATTGTTTGCCATAAGCGGTATATCGGCACAAAATAACGCCCAAATCAGTGCAGACGAGTTAATCTATAACTTCGGTACGATAGGAGAGTCCGATGGATTGGCAAGTCACATATTTAAGATCAAAAACACAGGTAACGGCCCGCTTGTCATCACGCGGATCACCGCTTCTTGCGGCTGCACGCAACCCGAATGGACCAAAGAGCCCATCGCTCCGGGCAAGACCGGAGAGGTAAAAGTAACTTACAACCCGAAAGGGCGTCCCGGTCCTTTTTACAAGACCATAGCCATCTACAGTAACGGCAAAAAAGGCAGCTTCTCCTTAGGTATCAAAGGAAACGTGATTCCTAAAGAAGCTCAACCCATATTGATTTATCCTTATAGCATCGGCGATCTGAAGCTGCAAACCAAGAATATCCTCTACAGCACAGTTCGCCCTGAAGAGACATTGGGAGAAAAGATCAGCATAATCAATGAAGGAAAGACCTCCTTGAACATTCATTTAGGAAAGACGCCGCATTATCTGAACATCGTAGCCAATCCAGCTAAACTGGCTCCGGGTGAAACAGGCGAAATATCCATCCTGATAAATGCGAAAGAGGCTAAGCGAAAGGGCCGTGTGACAGCCGAAATTCCGCTGACTGTCGAAAGTGTCGGCCAAAAGAAAGGAACGGAAAGCCACCTGTACGTTGCAGCCAATATCATAGACGATTTCAGCAAACTGACCACATCGGAAAAGGCGAAAGCTCCGGTAGCACAGTTATCAGGGACACTGCTTGATTTCGGCAAACTACCCGACAAAAGCAGTTTCATCCCATTGGTCGGCGGCCGGGTCAGCGGTACGATCGAAATAACCAATTCCGGAAAATCACCGCTTGTCATCTACAGTGCATCCTGCGATGACGAACGCGTAGCCGTTTCCGGTGGTAAAAAAGAAATCAAACCGGGTACGACAGCCACTTTCAAAGTGACGGTCCGCCCGAAAGAGATAAAAACGAAGCTGGAAGCCCTCGTCAACATCGTATGTAACGACCCGAACGGTCCGGTACGGTTGGTGAAGGTGACAGCCAGTAAATAA
- a CDS encoding DUF1573 domain-containing protein gives MKQIIFIFMAILLATGIASAQNKAVISADETSFDFGTIKEANGNVSHTFKIKNSGDAPLVLTRVIASCGCTTPEWTKEPIAPGKTGDIKITYNPKDRPGPFVKTISVYSNGKTGSFILTIRGEVE, from the coding sequence ATGAAACAGATTATTTTTATTTTTATGGCCATCCTGCTGGCAACAGGAATAGCTTCAGCTCAAAACAAAGCTGTAATCTCGGCAGATGAAACCTCTTTCGATTTCGGAACAATCAAGGAAGCGAACGGCAATGTATCGCATACTTTTAAAATAAAAAATTCAGGCGATGCGCCGTTGGTCTTGACACGTGTCATCGCCTCTTGCGGCTGTACGACGCCAGAATGGACAAAAGAACCGATAGCTCCGGGCAAAACAGGCGATATCAAAATCACTTACAACCCGAAAGACCGTCCCGGTCCTTTTGTCAAGACTATTTCCGTATACAGCAATGGTAAAACCGGTAGTTTTATCCTGACGATCCGGGGAGAGGTAGAATAA